A single window of Leopardus geoffroyi isolate Oge1 chromosome D4, O.geoffroyi_Oge1_pat1.0, whole genome shotgun sequence DNA harbors:
- the TPM2 gene encoding tropomyosin beta chain isoform X3, with product MDAIKKKMQMLKLDKENAIDRAEQAEADKKQAEDRCKQLEEEQQALQKKLKGTEDEVEKYSESVKDAQEKLEQAEKKATDAEADVASLNRRIQLVEEELDRAQERLATALQKLEEAEKAADESERGMKVIENRAMKDEEKMELQEMQLKEAKHIAEDSDRKYEEVARKLVILEGELERSEERAEVAESRARQLEEELRTMDQALKSLMASEEEYSTKEDKYEEEIKLLEEKLKEAETRAEFAERSVAKLEKTIDDLEDEVYAQKMKYKAISEELDNALNDITSL from the exons ATGGACGCGATCAAGAAGAAGATGCAGATGCTAAAGCTGGACAAGGAGAATGCCATCGACCGCGCCGAGCAGGCCGAGGCCGACAAGAAGCAGGCTGAGGACCGCTGCAAGCAG CTGGAGGAGGAGCAGCAGGCCCTCCAGAAGAAgctgaaggggacagaggatgagGTGGAAAAGTATTCTGAGTCTGTGAAGGACGCCCAGGAGAAACTGGAGCAGGCTGAGAAGAAGGCCACCGAT GCTGAGGCAGATGTGGCCTCCCTGAACCGCCGCATTCAGCTGGTAGAGGAGGAGCTGGACCGGGCACAGGAGCGCCTGGCTACAGCCCTGCAAAAGCTGGAGGAGGCTGAGAAGGCAGCTGATGAGAGTGAGAG AGGAATGAAGGTCATTGAAAACCGAGCCATGAAGGATGAGGAAAAGATGGAACTGCAGGAGATGCAGCTGAAGGAGGCCAAGCACATCGCCGAGGATTCAGACCGCAAATATGAGGAG GTGGCCAGGAAGCTGGTGATCCTGGAAGGAGAGCTGGAGCGCTCAGAAGAAAGAGCCGAGGTGGCTGAGAG CCGAGCcaggcagctggaggaggagctcCGAACCATGGACCAGGCCCTCAAGTCCCTGATGGCCTCAGAGGAGGAG TATTccaccaaagaagataaatatgaAGAGGAGATCAAACTGCTGGAGGAGAAGCTAAAAGAG GCTGAGACCCGAGCAGAGTTTGCCGAGAGGTCTGTGGCAAAGTTGGAGAAGACCATTGATGACCTGGAAG
- the TPM2 gene encoding tropomyosin beta chain isoform X1, with translation MDAIKKKMQMLKLDKENAIDRAEQAEADKKQAEDRCKQLEEEQQALQKKLKGTEDEVEKYSESVKDAQEKLEQAEKKATDAEADVASLNRRIQLVEEELDRAQERLATALQKLEEAEKAADESERGMKVIENRAMKDEEKMELQEMQLKEAKHIAEDSDRKYEEVARKLVILEGELERSEERAEVAESKCGDLEEELKIVTNNLKSLEAQADKYSTKEDKYEEEIKLLEEKLKEAETRAEFAERSVAKLEKTIDDLEDEVYAQKMKYKAISEELDNALNDITSL, from the exons ATGGACGCGATCAAGAAGAAGATGCAGATGCTAAAGCTGGACAAGGAGAATGCCATCGACCGCGCCGAGCAGGCCGAGGCCGACAAGAAGCAGGCTGAGGACCGCTGCAAGCAG CTGGAGGAGGAGCAGCAGGCCCTCCAGAAGAAgctgaaggggacagaggatgagGTGGAAAAGTATTCTGAGTCTGTGAAGGACGCCCAGGAGAAACTGGAGCAGGCTGAGAAGAAGGCCACCGAT GCTGAGGCAGATGTGGCCTCCCTGAACCGCCGCATTCAGCTGGTAGAGGAGGAGCTGGACCGGGCACAGGAGCGCCTGGCTACAGCCCTGCAAAAGCTGGAGGAGGCTGAGAAGGCAGCTGATGAGAGTGAGAG AGGAATGAAGGTCATTGAAAACCGAGCCATGAAGGATGAGGAAAAGATGGAACTGCAGGAGATGCAGCTGAAGGAGGCCAAGCACATCGCCGAGGATTCAGACCGCAAATATGAGGAG GTGGCCAGGAAGCTGGTGATCCTGGAAGGAGAGCTGGAGCGCTCAGAAGAAAGAGCCGAGGTGGCTGAGAG TAAATGTGGGGACCTAGAGGAAGAGCTGAAAATTGTTACCAACAACTTGAAATCCCTGGAAGCCCAAGCGGACAAG TATTccaccaaagaagataaatatgaAGAGGAGATCAAACTGCTGGAGGAGAAGCTAAAAGAG GCTGAGACCCGAGCAGAGTTTGCCGAGAGGTCTGTGGCAAAGTTGGAGAAGACCATTGATGACCTGGAAG
- the TPM2 gene encoding tropomyosin beta chain isoform X2: MDAIKKKMQMLKLDKENAIDRAEQAEADKKQAEDRCKQLEEEQQALQKKLKGTEDEVEKYSESVKDAQEKLEQAEKKATDAEADVASLNRRIQLVEEELDRAQERLATALQKLEEAEKAADESERGMKVIENRAMKDEEKMELQEMQLKEAKHIAEDSDRKYEEVARKLVILEGELERSEERAEVAESKCGDLEEELKIVTNNLKSLEAQADKYSTKEDKYEEEIKLLEEKLKEAETRAEFAERSVAKLEKTIDDLEETLASAKEENVEIHQTLDQTLLELNNL; this comes from the exons ATGGACGCGATCAAGAAGAAGATGCAGATGCTAAAGCTGGACAAGGAGAATGCCATCGACCGCGCCGAGCAGGCCGAGGCCGACAAGAAGCAGGCTGAGGACCGCTGCAAGCAG CTGGAGGAGGAGCAGCAGGCCCTCCAGAAGAAgctgaaggggacagaggatgagGTGGAAAAGTATTCTGAGTCTGTGAAGGACGCCCAGGAGAAACTGGAGCAGGCTGAGAAGAAGGCCACCGAT GCTGAGGCAGATGTGGCCTCCCTGAACCGCCGCATTCAGCTGGTAGAGGAGGAGCTGGACCGGGCACAGGAGCGCCTGGCTACAGCCCTGCAAAAGCTGGAGGAGGCTGAGAAGGCAGCTGATGAGAGTGAGAG AGGAATGAAGGTCATTGAAAACCGAGCCATGAAGGATGAGGAAAAGATGGAACTGCAGGAGATGCAGCTGAAGGAGGCCAAGCACATCGCCGAGGATTCAGACCGCAAATATGAGGAG GTGGCCAGGAAGCTGGTGATCCTGGAAGGAGAGCTGGAGCGCTCAGAAGAAAGAGCCGAGGTGGCTGAGAG TAAATGTGGGGACCTAGAGGAAGAGCTGAAAATTGTTACCAACAACTTGAAATCCCTGGAAGCCCAAGCGGACAAG TATTccaccaaagaagataaatatgaAGAGGAGATCAAACTGCTGGAGGAGAAGCTAAAAGAG GCTGAGACCCGAGCAGAGTTTGCCGAGAGGTCTGTGGCAAAGTTGGAGAAGACCATTGATGACCTGGAAG
- the TPM2 gene encoding tropomyosin beta chain isoform X4 produces the protein MDAIKKKMQMLKLDKENAIDRAEQAEADKKQAEDRCKQLEEEQQALQKKLKGTEDEVEKYSESVKDAQEKLEQAEKKATDAEADVASLNRRIQLVEEELDRAQERLATALQKLEEAEKAADESERGMKVIENRAMKDEEKMELQEMQLKEAKHIAEDSDRKYEEVARKLVILEGELERSEERAEVAESRARQLEEELRTMDQALKSLMASEEEYSTKEDKYEEEIKLLEEKLKEAETRAEFAERSVAKLEKTIDDLEETLASAKEENVEIHQTLDQTLLELNNL, from the exons ATGGACGCGATCAAGAAGAAGATGCAGATGCTAAAGCTGGACAAGGAGAATGCCATCGACCGCGCCGAGCAGGCCGAGGCCGACAAGAAGCAGGCTGAGGACCGCTGCAAGCAG CTGGAGGAGGAGCAGCAGGCCCTCCAGAAGAAgctgaaggggacagaggatgagGTGGAAAAGTATTCTGAGTCTGTGAAGGACGCCCAGGAGAAACTGGAGCAGGCTGAGAAGAAGGCCACCGAT GCTGAGGCAGATGTGGCCTCCCTGAACCGCCGCATTCAGCTGGTAGAGGAGGAGCTGGACCGGGCACAGGAGCGCCTGGCTACAGCCCTGCAAAAGCTGGAGGAGGCTGAGAAGGCAGCTGATGAGAGTGAGAG AGGAATGAAGGTCATTGAAAACCGAGCCATGAAGGATGAGGAAAAGATGGAACTGCAGGAGATGCAGCTGAAGGAGGCCAAGCACATCGCCGAGGATTCAGACCGCAAATATGAGGAG GTGGCCAGGAAGCTGGTGATCCTGGAAGGAGAGCTGGAGCGCTCAGAAGAAAGAGCCGAGGTGGCTGAGAG CCGAGCcaggcagctggaggaggagctcCGAACCATGGACCAGGCCCTCAAGTCCCTGATGGCCTCAGAGGAGGAG TATTccaccaaagaagataaatatgaAGAGGAGATCAAACTGCTGGAGGAGAAGCTAAAAGAG GCTGAGACCCGAGCAGAGTTTGCCGAGAGGTCTGTGGCAAAGTTGGAGAAGACCATTGATGACCTGGAAG